From the genome of Chloroflexota bacterium, one region includes:
- the pstA gene encoding phosphate ABC transporter permease PstA — MTRQLTQRLVFALITLAAIATVTPIVLVVGYIAYLGLPAISLGFLSEMPHDGMRAGGIWPAIVGTLYLTFGTGLIAVPLGVAAAIYLSEYAKDNRLTRSIRIAIINLAGIPSVVYGLFGLGLFVLFLKFGTSLVAGCLTLSIMTLPVIISTAEEALRAVPQSFRVVSRSLGGTKWQTIWRVVLPQALPGILTGVILGLERAAGETAPILFTAAAFFLPRLPDSIFDATMALPYHLFVISTQVPGMPIQIQYGTALVLLVFVLSMNVVATVIRSRARARRQW; from the coding sequence ATGACCCGCCAACTTACTCAGCGCCTCGTCTTCGCCCTCATCACCCTGGCCGCGATTGCGACGGTGACGCCCATCGTCCTCGTCGTCGGCTACATCGCCTATCTTGGCCTGCCCGCCATCTCGTTGGGTTTCCTCAGCGAGATGCCGCACGACGGGATGCGGGCCGGTGGCATCTGGCCGGCCATCGTCGGCACGCTCTATCTCACGTTCGGGACAGGATTGATCGCGGTTCCACTCGGCGTGGCGGCGGCCATTTATCTGTCCGAGTATGCCAAAGACAACCGCCTCACGCGCTCAATCCGAATCGCCATCATCAATCTGGCCGGAATCCCGTCGGTCGTCTATGGCTTGTTTGGCCTCGGCCTGTTCGTGCTCTTCCTCAAGTTCGGCACCTCGCTCGTCGCCGGTTGCCTCACGCTTTCGATCATGACTCTACCCGTCATCATCTCCACCGCCGAAGAAGCCCTGCGCGCCGTGCCACAAAGCTTTCGGGTGGTGAGCCGGAGCCTGGGCGGCACCAAGTGGCAGACGATCTGGCGCGTGGTTCTGCCGCAAGCTCTGCCGGGAATTTTGACCGGCGTGATTCTGGGATTGGAACGCGCCGCCGGGGAGACCGCCCCCATTTTGTTCACCGCCGCCGCCTTCTTCCTCCCTCGCCTCCCCGATTCAATTTTTGATGCAACAATGGCTTTGCCTTATCACCTGTTTGTGATCTCGACTCAGGTGCCGGGCATGCCGATCCAGATTCAATATGGAACCGCCCTCGTGTTGCTGGTCTTCGTGCTTTCGATGAACGTCGTCGCTACCGTCATTCGTTCGCGCGCCCGCGCCCGCAGGCAGTGGTGA
- the pstC gene encoding phosphate ABC transporter permease subunit PstC: MQPTNQNRNLPELIIESLIRAAGYSAILFVALILFFLLREGAPAFAEVPLGDLLAVRWYPIESLFGLLPLIGGSLIVTLGAALIAVPFGLATAIFIAEIAPRWAREILKPLVEVLGGLPSVVLGFLGMLVLAPIVRLTLNTPTGLTAFTGSLLLAGMAIPTLVSVAEDALDAVPKSYRDAALALGATRWQTIWRVTVPAARSGVLTAVMLGIGRAIGETMTVMMVTGNAARMPTALNSLFLPVRTMTATIAAEMGEVANGSVHYHILFTIGIVLFLISFAVNLAASAVVFQQRKRAERLLS; the protein is encoded by the coding sequence ATGCAACCGACAAACCAAAATCGCAACCTCCCCGAGCTCATCATCGAATCCCTCATCCGCGCCGCAGGGTATTCGGCCATTCTGTTCGTCGCCCTCATTCTGTTCTTCCTTCTGCGCGAGGGCGCGCCCGCCTTTGCCGAAGTGCCGCTTGGCGATTTGCTTGCCGTCCGCTGGTATCCCATCGAGTCGCTGTTCGGCCTCTTGCCCCTCATCGGCGGCTCGCTCATCGTCACCCTCGGCGCGGCCCTCATCGCCGTGCCGTTCGGGCTGGCTACCGCCATCTTCATCGCCGAGATCGCGCCGCGCTGGGCGCGTGAGATTCTCAAGCCGCTGGTCGAAGTGCTGGGCGGCCTGCCCTCGGTGGTGCTTGGCTTTTTGGGAATGCTGGTGCTGGCCCCCATCGTCCGCCTTACGCTGAACACGCCCACCGGCCTCACTGCCTTCACCGGCTCACTGTTGTTGGCGGGCATGGCGATTCCGACTCTGGTCTCGGTGGCCGAAGATGCGCTCGACGCCGTGCCGAAAAGTTATCGCGATGCGGCGCTGGCTCTGGGCGCAACCAGGTGGCAGACGATCTGGCGAGTCACTGTCCCGGCGGCACGGTCGGGTGTGCTCACGGCGGTCATGCTCGGCATCGGTCGGGCCATTGGCGAGACGATGACGGTGATGATGGTGACCGGCAACGCCGCCCGGATGCCGACGGCCCTCAACTCGCTCTTCCTGCCCGTTCGCACTATGACGGCCACCATCGCCGCCGAAATGGGCGAAGTCGCCAACGGCAGTGTTCACTATCACATCCTGTTCACCATCGGCATCGTCCTCTTCCTCATCTCCTTCGCCGTCAACCTGGCCGCGAGTGCGGTGGTGTTCCAACAACGGAAGAGAGCGGAGAGGCTACTCTCGTAA
- the polA gene encoding DNA polymerase I, protein MKTLYLIDGHALAYRAYFALTAAGTDTSRWVTRAGEPTAGTYGFTAILFRIIEQDQPDYLAVSFDVGATFRDTLYPDYKGTRAKMPDDLRTQIDRMREVVAAFNIPILEAEGYEADDVLGTIAKQAAAQGVQVIIATGDRDLLQLADKRVRISLAGQKLSEAVVYGPDEVKEKYGVTPKQYIDYKALVGDTSDNIPGVAGVGEKTATSLLQEYGSLDAIYKHLDKIPARFKSKLETGKENAYLSQKLATIVTDVALTFNLEACESPHLKPPLNFDRQRVLDLFRVLEFRSLLAKLPETEALPADKDSARASREAANSQMGLFGEPALAVSGGLPVPPRPPISTVTRPILISDLQSLNDLAAQLAKAPIIAVDTETTGVDANAATLVGISLCIKEGEGYYIPVGHQLPNPNSQNPNSPREASNLQLQTVIEALTPSLTNPRIPKIGHNIGYDYTILKRHGLTVSPISFDTMLAEWVCDPGSRNLGLKNLAFIRLGVEMTEIKELIGTGKKQITFDQVPLDAAAPYAVADVDMTLRLMPILKKELEEKGQLKLLEEIELPCITVLAEMEMAGIMIDADFLGGMSKELEKKLATLEKKIYKAVGYEFNINSTQQLAKALFEDLKLEPPDKSRKTSSGKYSTAADVLEEMRGQNPVLDQILEHREIAKLKGTYVDALPLTINPETGRIHTSFNQAGSVTGRLASSNPNLQNIPIRTELGREVRKAFIAPRGRRLVAADYSQVELRIAAHFAKEKFWIDAFKRGDDIHAATASAVFGVPLNKVSKEERRNAKAINFGLLYGMGAFTLARNTGLTLGEAEEFMQKYFAELPGVKRYIEETKRKAATEGYVETLLGRRRYFPILTRPGTTREDHVFRARAEREAVNSPVQGTASDIIKIAMLRLAKELPKKIPSARMLLQVHDELVFECDTDEVEQVAALARKIMEGAFKLDAPLAVDVRAGKNWEEMKAVS, encoded by the coding sequence ATGAAAACCCTCTACCTCATTGACGGCCACGCTCTGGCCTACCGCGCCTATTTTGCCCTCACCGCCGCCGGCACCGACACCTCGCGCTGGGTCACCAGGGCCGGCGAACCGACCGCCGGAACCTACGGCTTCACCGCCATCCTTTTCCGCATCATCGAACAGGATCAGCCCGACTATCTGGCCGTCAGCTTCGACGTGGGCGCAACCTTTCGCGACACGCTCTACCCGGACTACAAAGGCACGCGGGCCAAGATGCCCGACGACCTGCGAACCCAGATTGACCGGATGCGTGAAGTGGTGGCCGCCTTCAACATTCCCATCCTCGAGGCCGAAGGCTACGAAGCCGACGACGTGCTGGGCACGATTGCCAAACAAGCCGCCGCTCAGGGCGTGCAGGTCATCATCGCCACCGGCGACCGCGACCTGCTGCAACTGGCCGATAAGCGCGTTCGCATCAGCCTGGCCGGGCAGAAGCTGTCGGAGGCGGTGGTCTACGGGCCGGACGAGGTGAAAGAGAAATACGGCGTCACGCCCAAGCAATACATTGACTACAAGGCGCTGGTCGGCGACACGTCCGACAACATCCCCGGCGTGGCCGGCGTGGGCGAAAAGACGGCCACCAGCTTATTGCAGGAATACGGCTCGCTCGACGCCATTTATAAACACCTCGACAAGATTCCGGCCCGCTTCAAAAGCAAACTTGAAACGGGAAAAGAGAACGCCTACCTCTCGCAAAAGCTGGCCACCATCGTCACCGACGTGGCCCTGACCTTCAACCTCGAGGCCTGCGAGTCGCCACATCTCAAGCCGCCCCTCAACTTTGATCGCCAGCGCGTCCTCGACCTCTTCCGCGTGCTTGAATTTCGCAGCTTGCTGGCCAAGTTGCCGGAAACCGAAGCCTTGCCTGCCGACAAAGACTCCGCGCGCGCTTCGCGTGAGGCCGCCAATTCGCAAATGGGACTCTTCGGGGAACCGGCCCTGGCCGTGAGTGGCGGCCTCCCCGTCCCTCCCCGTCCGCCCATTTCAACCGTCACCCGCCCCATCCTAATCTCTGATCTTCAATCTCTAAACGACCTGGCGGCTCAACTTGCCAAAGCTCCCATCATCGCCGTTGACACCGAAACCACCGGCGTGGACGCCAACGCCGCAACCCTGGTCGGCATCTCGCTCTGCATCAAAGAGGGTGAAGGCTATTACATTCCGGTGGGGCACCAACTTCCAAATCCCAACAGCCAAAATCCCAATTCTCCACGCGAAGCGTCTAATCTCCAACTTCAAACTGTCATTGAAGCTCTCACCCCTTCTCTCACCAACCCCAGGATTCCCAAAATCGGCCACAACATTGGCTACGATTACACCATTCTCAAGCGTCACGGCCTCACCGTTTCGCCCATCAGCTTCGACACCATGCTGGCCGAGTGGGTGTGCGACCCCGGCTCGCGCAATCTGGGCCTGAAGAATCTGGCTTTCATCCGGCTCGGCGTGGAGATGACGGAGATCAAAGAATTGATCGGCACCGGCAAGAAACAGATCACGTTTGACCAGGTTCCTCTGGACGCCGCCGCCCCTTACGCCGTGGCCGACGTGGACATGACTCTGCGGCTGATGCCGATTCTGAAAAAGGAACTTGAGGAGAAGGGGCAACTCAAACTGCTGGAAGAGATCGAACTGCCCTGTATCACCGTGCTGGCCGAGATGGAAATGGCCGGGATCATGATTGACGCTGATTTTCTGGGCGGGATGTCGAAGGAACTAGAAAAGAAACTGGCGACGCTGGAAAAGAAAATCTACAAAGCCGTCGGCTACGAGTTCAACATCAACTCCACCCAACAACTGGCCAAAGCCCTGTTTGAGGATCTCAAGCTGGAGCCGCCCGACAAGTCGCGCAAGACATCGTCGGGCAAATACTCCACCGCCGCCGACGTGCTCGAGGAAATGCGCGGCCAGAATCCGGTGCTCGATCAGATTCTAGAGCACCGTGAGATCGCCAAGCTCAAAGGGACGTACGTGGACGCCCTGCCGCTGACGATCAACCCGGAGACGGGCCGGATTCATACTTCGTTCAACCAGGCCGGCTCGGTGACGGGCCGCCTCGCTTCGTCCAACCCCAATCTGCAAAACATCCCCATCCGCACTGAACTGGGCCGCGAGGTGCGCAAGGCCTTCATTGCCCCGCGTGGCCGCCGCCTGGTGGCCGCTGACTACTCGCAAGTGGAATTGCGTATCGCCGCTCACTTTGCCAAAGAGAAATTCTGGATTGACGCTTTCAAACGCGGCGACGATATTCACGCGGCCACGGCCTCGGCGGTGTTCGGCGTGCCGCTCAATAAAGTGTCGAAGGAAGAGCGGCGCAACGCCAAAGCCATCAACTTCGGTTTGCTTTACGGCATGGGCGCGTTCACCCTGGCCCGCAACACCGGCCTGACGCTGGGCGAGGCCGAGGAGTTCATGCAAAAGTATTTTGCCGAACTGCCGGGCGTGAAGCGCTACATCGAAGAAACGAAACGCAAGGCGGCGACCGAGGGCTACGTGGAAACCCTGCTGGGCCGCCGCCGCTACTTCCCAATCCTGACTCGCCCCGGAACCACCCGCGAAGATCACGTCTTCCGCGCCCGCGCCGAGCGCGAGGCCGTCAACTCGCCGGTTCAGGGCACGGCTTCCGACATCATCAAGATTGCCATGCTTCGACTGGCAAAGGAACTGCCCAAAAAGATTCCGAGCGCGCGGATGCTGTTGCAGGTTCACGACGAGTTGGTGTTTGAGTGCGACACGGACGAGGTAGAGCAAGTGGCGGCGCTGGCGCGCAAGATCATGGAAGGCGCGTTCAAGCTCGACGCGCCGCTGGCCGTGGATGTGCGCGCCGGGAAGAATTGGGAGGAGATGAAGGCTGTATCATAA
- a CDS encoding DUF4332 domain-containing protein: protein MINPWPAEMINQETFIAALQAIAVPQGMIDKVAPVEEAELPAPINPRLRETFIKALATPEQRQTLAKAAGCGYQKLTDWVIRSDLMRVENISAGTAKLLAKAGVKGVRDLAACAEHVQRLKKLERDLNGRLTESQLRNFAAAARQLDMLTVTDVSVILVVKGAGLQKPDETLDVFVNGFWPAIKAVDPKAALSKRRDIFPSDYRSSVYDKEPNNQVTEVSSGERRIWIKEPNWEAAIVPDSPLKALVKEWRMATYAFGSSIHNLFKVDSQHPPREFHQFYISFFLMYWLVFWHISMALFGTRLMRWATSLFSAQDGLDVFKRWLMAGTIAIIFLAVLPAIETMRRMREYPKDKRIGSLPGMWSWVMLVLTAVFVWNPGSYILSLLFLATLQLALLRARALAWPCREFNNSDSAIEDYYQVDDGTGKAKIHKLTTNQRPRLDILVYRYIIVLSLPISFLALTVARLLKWTRVLGGLGDAIESAASTLLSGVMGDVATYATDPAQAHRVRSVVEADYKFFHDRPEVSHIHVFAHSQGTPITFEMLFHHLPGAYREKLKTYATIGSVLSYYNQINPILDPVYIQRFPVLPYPQFPKGFKWMNFWNLIDPITEFYGLDEYNLVKEAYKLKPKQASKTVKVEELRKAVKRGEASPTNIKTPATTQHHGEYWSNQDQVQIPLALRVLGVLRPKQWNPDKLILPPFGLSHSSYVLWLTALWGTLFFAIYFAVVAISTWLANLSLPAFRQALAEAVPQLFAGFVETQQGTLRALLMTLAPIVQILALRYSLELIPVLVALAVLAALAFLSVIGGYVISVAQHLNKLRAA, encoded by the coding sequence ATGATCAACCCCTGGCCTGCTGAGATGATCAATCAAGAAACATTCATTGCCGCATTGCAGGCCATCGCCGTGCCGCAAGGCATGATTGATAAAGTCGCCCCGGTGGAGGAAGCTGAACTTCCGGCCCCCATCAATCCCCGGTTGAGGGAGACATTCATAAAAGCCCTGGCCACGCCTGAACAGCGCCAGACATTAGCCAAAGCCGCCGGTTGCGGTTATCAAAAGCTGACCGATTGGGTGATCCGATCTGACCTGATGCGTGTTGAGAATATCAGCGCCGGAACTGCCAAACTTCTGGCGAAGGCCGGCGTGAAGGGAGTGCGCGACCTGGCGGCCTGCGCCGAGCATGTTCAACGGCTCAAGAAGCTGGAAAGAGATTTGAACGGTCGCCTGACAGAGTCACAGCTAAGAAATTTCGCGGCGGCGGCCCGGCAATTAGACATGCTGACCGTCACCGACGTGTCAGTCATTCTTGTTGTCAAAGGCGCCGGCCTGCAAAAGCCGGATGAGACGTTGGATGTCTTCGTCAACGGCTTTTGGCCGGCCATCAAGGCGGTAGATCCAAAGGCCGCCCTTTCAAAGCGCCGGGACATCTTCCCCTCAGATTATCGCTCCTCTGTTTACGACAAAGAGCCGAACAATCAGGTTACCGAAGTTAGCAGTGGCGAGCGCCGCATCTGGATCAAGGAGCCGAACTGGGAGGCCGCCATTGTCCCCGACAGCCCGCTCAAGGCGCTGGTCAAAGAGTGGCGCATGGCGACTTATGCCTTCGGCAGCAGTATCCACAATCTGTTCAAGGTCGATTCACAGCACCCGCCTCGCGAATTCCACCAGTTCTACATCTCGTTCTTTTTGATGTACTGGCTGGTCTTCTGGCACATCTCGATGGCCTTGTTCGGCACCCGGTTGATGAGATGGGCAACAAGCTTGTTTTCAGCGCAAGACGGCCTGGACGTGTTCAAACGTTGGCTGATGGCCGGAACCATTGCCATCATCTTCCTGGCCGTCCTGCCGGCCATCGAAACCATGCGCCGGATGCGGGAGTATCCCAAAGACAAACGGATCGGGTCGTTGCCTGGCATGTGGAGTTGGGTGATGCTGGTGCTGACGGCTGTCTTCGTCTGGAATCCGGGCAGTTACATTCTGAGCCTGCTGTTCCTGGCCACACTCCAACTGGCGCTGTTGCGGGCCAGAGCGTTGGCCTGGCCGTGCCGGGAGTTTAACAACAGCGACTCAGCCATTGAAGATTATTATCAGGTGGACGATGGAACGGGGAAGGCAAAGATTCACAAGCTGACCACGAACCAGCGGCCCCGGCTGGACATTCTTGTTTATCGTTACATTATCGTGTTGAGCCTGCCCATCAGTTTCCTGGCGCTCACGGTCGCCCGCCTCTTGAAATGGACGCGCGTCCTGGGCGGCCTCGGCGACGCCATCGAGAGCGCCGCAAGCACGTTGTTGAGCGGGGTGATGGGCGACGTGGCGACTTACGCCACCGACCCGGCCCAGGCGCACCGGGTGCGCAGTGTTGTTGAAGCCGATTATAAATTCTTCCACGACCGGCCTGAAGTATCACACATTCATGTCTTTGCCCATTCACAGGGAACGCCCATCACCTTCGAGATGTTGTTCCACCATTTGCCGGGCGCTTATCGGGAGAAGCTCAAAACCTACGCCACCATCGGCAGTGTCCTGAGCTATTACAACCAGATCAATCCCATCCTCGATCCGGTTTACATTCAACGCTTCCCGGTGCTACCTTACCCGCAATTCCCCAAAGGTTTCAAGTGGATGAATTTCTGGAACCTGATTGACCCGATCACGGAGTTCTACGGGCTGGATGAGTACAACCTGGTCAAAGAAGCCTACAAGCTGAAGCCAAAGCAGGCCTCGAAAACCGTCAAGGTTGAAGAGTTACGCAAGGCCGTCAAGCGCGGCGAGGCCAGTCCCACCAACATCAAAACCCCCGCTACGACTCAACACCACGGCGAGTATTGGAGCAATCAGGATCAGGTGCAGATTCCGCTGGCCCTGCGAGTGCTGGGCGTGTTGCGGCCCAAGCAGTGGAACCCCGACAAGTTGATCCTTCCGCCCTTTGGTTTGAGTCACTCCAGCTATGTCCTGTGGTTGACGGCGCTCTGGGGAACACTGTTTTTCGCCATTTATTTTGCCGTTGTCGCCATTTCAACCTGGCTTGCCAACCTGAGCCTCCCCGCTTTCCGGCAAGCATTGGCGGAGGCCGTCCCGCAGTTGTTTGCCGGCTTCGTTGAAACACAGCAGGGAACCCTGCGCGCGCTTTTGATGACGCTGGCGCCGATTGTTCAAATCCTCGCGCTCCGGTATAGTCTGGAACTGATTCCCGTCCTGGTGGCGCTCGCCGTGCTCGCCGCCCTGGCTTTCCTGTCGGTCATCGGCGGTTACGTTATATCCGTCGCTCAACATCTCAACAAGCTACGGGCGGCCTGA
- the tnpA gene encoding IS200/IS605 family transposase encodes MTINVLIADPNTAFATMIQQVLEETTRFKVTVVGSGADAVNAFSKGDYDLAVMEAMLEDFSLRDIVAVLRARQSSLPIMVIQAPGVDAAGLDLQGLLTRPFYIPELQGLIEDALRQPVNGITPRPRPKTGPLPPMGGGQESAAPAAPNIAPTPITRRASPPPPAPAWLDDVSRAAQYLTSLTLESSAAAALLMRGRQLIAYAGQFDQERAEELSRIVADYWAKDASPGQAAQARFIRLSSGADYLVYSTMAAAEVVLSMAFQAETPLSMIRKQAKRATEALFKSPGSEEATPVVETEQIEPARRARPPAISPVPEWATAASTLPPPPQPTPDSTRSVASRFTSSPTVDAFALQPVPFPDVRRTPHGLFALSYTFLFIPKLPSIQLTDELKEQLEDTIKRQAAAHDWRVASLSVEATHVEVSLDCAPSESPEGVIKTIIERTSEKVLAEFPRLAEEHARRPGSLWAGGYYVVVPGRKLSAEEIKRFIDYQRKEQSGK; translated from the coding sequence ATGACCATCAACGTTCTGATCGCCGATCCCAACACGGCGTTCGCCACCATGATCCAGCAAGTGCTCGAAGAGACCACCCGGTTCAAGGTGACGGTCGTCGGCTCCGGCGCAGACGCGGTCAACGCCTTCAGCAAGGGCGATTATGATCTGGCGGTGATGGAGGCCATGCTGGAGGACTTCTCGCTTCGGGATATTGTGGCCGTGCTTCGCGCCCGGCAGTCGTCCCTGCCCATCATGGTCATCCAGGCGCCCGGTGTAGACGCCGCCGGGCTGGACTTGCAGGGTCTCCTCACTCGCCCCTTTTATATTCCTGAACTTCAGGGATTAATTGAAGATGCCCTGCGGCAACCCGTGAACGGCATAACGCCCAGGCCGCGCCCCAAGACCGGCCCCCTGCCGCCGATGGGTGGGGGACAAGAGTCGGCGGCCCCGGCGGCGCCCAACATCGCGCCCACGCCCATCACCCGCCGGGCCAGCCCGCCCCCGCCCGCGCCCGCCTGGCTGGACGATGTGAGTCGGGCCGCCCAGTATCTCACCAGCCTCACCCTCGAATCATCTGCCGCCGCCGCCCTGCTCATGCGCGGCCGGCAACTCATTGCCTACGCCGGGCAGTTCGATCAGGAACGGGCCGAGGAACTCTCGCGTATTGTGGCCGACTACTGGGCTAAAGACGCCAGCCCCGGGCAGGCGGCCCAGGCGCGCTTCATCCGCCTCTCCAGCGGGGCCGATTATCTTGTCTACTCGACCATGGCCGCCGCCGAGGTGGTGCTTTCGATGGCCTTTCAGGCCGAGACGCCGCTGAGCATGATCCGCAAACAGGCCAAGCGCGCCACCGAGGCGTTGTTTAAATCGCCCGGCTCTGAGGAGGCGACGCCGGTCGTGGAAACAGAACAGATTGAACCGGCCCGACGCGCGCGGCCTCCGGCCATCAGCCCGGTTCCGGAATGGGCGACCGCCGCCTCGACCCTGCCCCCGCCGCCTCAGCCCACCCCCGACTCCACCCGAAGCGTCGCCTCTCGTTTTACCTCGTCGCCCACCGTTGACGCCTTTGCCCTGCAACCTGTTCCATTCCCGGATGTGCGCCGCACGCCGCACGGACTGTTCGCCCTCTCTTACACCTTCCTCTTCATTCCCAAACTGCCAAGCATTCAGCTTACGGACGAGCTTAAAGAACAGCTTGAAGACACGATCAAGCGCCAGGCCGCCGCCCACGACTGGCGGGTGGCCTCACTCTCAGTTGAAGCAACTCACGTCGAAGTCAGCCTGGATTGCGCGCCGTCCGAGTCACCCGAGGGCGTGATCAAAACCATCATCGAGCGCACGTCCGAGAAGGTGCTGGCCGAGTTCCCGCGCCTGGCCGAGGAGCACGCCCGCCGCCCCGGCAGTTTGTGGGCTGGCGGTTATTACGTGGTGGTGCCGGGCCGCAAACTTTCGGCGGAAGAGATCAAGCGGTTTATTGATTATCAGCGCAAAGAGCAAAGCGGGAAGTGA
- a CDS encoding S9 family peptidase — translation MRPLTLADIFDTKALNNAQVSPDGKQVAFVVADAYKEGTAQIWMASVASSDGSDCRAFTGGKHDRHPRWSPDGDWLAFLSDRQNDDGRNELFVISRHGGEARRVFEAKSSVGGDGRGELFAWSPDGKTIACLMEDPETEEEKKLKDEKIDPLLFERDHKFMRVWVADVTSGELRCVTTEPAQVWEFSWSADGSQFGLIVSDEPYEWSWYHCKLATVPAAGGSINIIYDPSPRQAALPRWSPDGTQLAFLQSIWSDRGSVGGDLNLIPAGASGGVARSLTTEHPASVTWMAWMPDGGSLITLATAKDGVTVEEWEAGSGASRKLWAGPASIADPFWNTFSHDRAFRSLAFARESADSPRQIWLARRDHDSLTWTQLTHFHADKAEATPVQSRSITWTGADGWEMQGFLLLPDGYEAGKSYPLFTWVHGGPTSLFTHRYWSAMPQAHFAARGIAVFLPNPRGSTGRGLKFAEANVGDMGGQDFHDIMAGIESLIQQGLADPDKLAIGGWSYGGFMTAWAVTQTDRFKAAVMGAGIVNWLSFHGTSKLCEWDRIHYNTDPYEPRSKFEQFSAINLVGRVRTPTLIVHGEKDRDVPVSQGYEFFRALKQHGVPTELRVYPRQAHGFSEKAHQRDWVEYAAKWLERWLGLEVGG, via the coding sequence ATGCGCCCACTCACCCTCGCCGACATCTTCGACACTAAAGCTCTTAACAACGCCCAAGTCTCGCCCGATGGCAAGCAGGTTGCCTTCGTGGTGGCCGACGCTTACAAAGAAGGAACGGCGCAAATCTGGATGGCGAGCGTAGCGAGTAGCGACGGGAGCGACTGCCGCGCGTTCACCGGCGGCAAGCACGACCGCCACCCGCGCTGGTCGCCCGACGGCGACTGGCTGGCCTTTCTTTCGGATCGCCAAAACGACGATGGGCGTAACGAATTGTTCGTCATCTCGCGGCATGGCGGCGAGGCCCGGCGCGTTTTCGAAGCCAAAAGCAGTGTGGGCGGCGACGGGCGCGGCGAGTTGTTCGCCTGGTCGCCCGACGGCAAAACCATTGCCTGCCTCATGGAAGACCCCGAAACCGAAGAAGAAAAGAAACTGAAAGACGAGAAGATCGATCCTCTCTTGTTCGAGCGCGATCACAAGTTTATGCGGGTCTGGGTGGCCGACGTGACGAGTGGGGAGCTTCGGTGTGTCACGACAGAGCCGGCTCAGGTATGGGAGTTTAGCTGGTCGGCTGACGGCTCGCAGTTTGGCCTCATCGTCTCCGACGAGCCTTACGAGTGGTCGTGGTATCACTGCAAGCTGGCGACCGTTCCCGCCGCTGGCGGCTCCATCAACATCATTTACGATCCGTCGCCCCGCCAGGCCGCCCTGCCCCGCTGGTCGCCCGATGGCACACAACTTGCATTTCTGCAAAGCATCTGGAGTGATCGCGGCTCGGTGGGCGGCGACTTGAACTTGATTCCTGCCGGGGCTTCAGGCGGCGTCGCCCGAAGCCTGACTACCGAACACCCGGCCAGCGTGACCTGGATGGCCTGGATGCCGGACGGGGGAAGTTTGATCACGCTCGCCACAGCAAAAGACGGCGTGACCGTCGAAGAATGGGAAGCCGGATCGGGCGCGAGCCGAAAGTTGTGGGCCGGGCCGGCCTCCATCGCCGACCCGTTCTGGAACACCTTCAGCCACGACCGGGCTTTTCGCTCACTGGCCTTTGCCCGCGAGTCGGCAGACTCACCGCGCCAAATCTGGCTTGCCCGGCGCGACCACGACTCGCTGACCTGGACACAGCTCACCCACTTCCACGCCGACAAGGCCGAAGCCACGCCGGTGCAGTCGCGAAGCATCACCTGGACGGGCGCGGACGGTTGGGAGATGCAGGGTTTCCTGCTCTTGCCGGACGGCTATGAAGCGGGAAAAAGTTATCCGCTGTTCACCTGGGTTCACGGCGGGCCAACGTCGTTGTTCACTCACCGATACTGGAGCGCGATGCCACAAGCGCACTTCGCCGCCCGAGGCATTGCCGTGTTCCTGCCCAACCCGCGTGGCAGTACCGGGCGCGGATTGAAATTTGCCGAGGCCAACGTGGGCGACATGGGCGGCCAGGACTTTCACGACATCATGGCCGGAATCGAATCGCTCATCCAACAAGGGTTGGCCGACCCTGATAAACTGGCGATTGGCGGCTGGAGTTACGGCGGCTTTATGACCGCCTGGGCGGTGACCCAGACCGACCGTTTCAAGGCGGCGGTGATGGGCGCTGGAATCGTGAACTGGCTGAGCTTTCACGGAACCAGCAAGTTGTGCGAGTGGGATCGCATTCACTACAACACTGATCCTTACGAACCGCGCTCCAAGTTTGAGCAGTTCTCGGCCATCAACCTCGTGGGCCGGGTGCGCACGCCAACGCTGATCGTGCATGGCGAGAAGGATCGCGACGTGCCGGTTTCGCAGGGCTACGAATTTTTTCGCGCCCTCAAGCAACACGGCGTGCCGACCGAGCTGAGGGTCTACCCGCGCCAGGCGCACGGCTTCAGCGAGAAGGCCCACCAGCGCGACTGGGTGGAGTATGCGGCCAAGTGGCTGGAGAGGTGGCTGGGGCTGGAGGTTGGAGGCTAG